CGCCTAGCGCGTCCACCTGCCAGCGGCGCACGTCCGGCACCCGCAGCAACTCCTCCCGGTCGAGCGGCGCGGCAGAGGCGATGCGCTCGATGAGCCATTTGGGAAGCAGGAATCCGCGCTCGAGGTCCAAGCGCTCGGCGGCCTCGTCGCGTACGACGCGGATGCGCTCCGCGCGCGCGTCCTCCGAGGCGGTGGGCCGCGCGCGTCGCTTTCCGCGAGGCGGCGGACTGGGCAGGTCGGACGTCGCCTGCCCGCGCCGGACGGCCTCCATCAGCGCGCGGCCCGCCGGAGAACCCGCCAGGCGGGGCGATACGCCCTTTATCGCTCCGAGCGACGACCCATCGCGCGGACCGGCGCGCGCGATCTCCATGAGCGCTTCACGCGACATCACCCTGAACGTGGCGCGGTCCCGCCGCCGGCCCTCTTCTTCGCGCCAGTCGTGCACCTCGCGGAGCACCGCGAGCTGGCGGGGCGTGAAATCCCGCGCCCCTTTCAGCCTGAGGAACGCGGGTACCGCACCGTTCTCCTCGTGGCGCGTGCGCCGGACGAGCTCGAACTCCTCGAGCGCCCACTCGAGCCTGCCGGCCTCCTCGAGGCGCGCGCACAGGCGTCGCCGCAGGTTGGGTAGGTGGCGCGTGTCCTCCGCCGCGTACTCCAGCATCTCCTGGGGCAGGGGGCGGCGCGCCCAGTCGGCGCGCTGATACTTCTTCTCCACGAGTACACCCAGTTGCTCGTCCAGCAGATT
The genomic region above belongs to Gemmatimonadota bacterium and contains:
- a CDS encoding HRDC domain-containing protein, with the protein product MRYIDSDRELRALVDEFFGRPVIAVDTEAAGYHRYLDRVCLVQLTADEDTAIIDALAVDSLQPLSSLLSDPETEIVFHDADYDLRLLDRDHKLRVARLFDTKVAAQFLGDRQIGLSNLLDEQLGVLVEKKYQRADWARRPLPQEMLEYAAEDTRHLPNLRRRLCARLEEAGRLEWALEEFELVRRTRHEENGAVPAFLRLKGARDFTPRQLAVLREVHDWREEEGRRRDRATFRVMSREALMEIARAGPRDGSSLGAIKGVSPRLAGSPAGRALMEAVRRGQATSDLPSPPPRGKRRARPTASEDARAERIRVVRDEAAERLDLERGFLLPKWLIERIASAAPLDREELLRVPDVRRWQVDALG